The following are encoded in a window of Candidatus Moraniibacteriota bacterium genomic DNA:
- the bcp gene encoding thioredoxin-dependent thiol peroxidase has translation MISIGKKIQFQAFDEKGFEYSQKTYLGRWLLLYFYPKDDTPGCTKEACAIRDSWKEFKEANISVLGVSIQNATSHQKFREKYQIPFPLLVDEDRKLVEMFGAWRKKKFMGREYMGTERISFLINTEGKIQKIYEKIKPEEHASEILRDVLSYQ, from the coding sequence ATGATTTCCATTGGCAAAAAAATACAGTTCCAAGCATTTGATGAAAAGGGTTTCGAATACTCACAAAAAACATATCTTGGCCGTTGGCTCCTTCTTTATTTTTATCCCAAAGACGACACTCCCGGATGTACAAAAGAAGCTTGCGCCATCCGAGATTCTTGGAAAGAATTTAAAGAAGCAAATATTTCAGTTCTTGGTGTAAGTATCCAAAATGCTACATCTCATCAAAAATTTAGAGAAAAATATCAAATTCCCTTTCCCCTTCTTGTTGATGAAGACAGAAAACTTGTAGAAATGTTTGGGGCTTGGAGAAAGAAAAAATTTATGGGACGTGAATATATGGGGACAGAAAGAATATCTTTCCTTATTAATACGGAAGGAAAAATCCAAAAAATATACGAAAAAATTAAACCCGAAGAACATGCAAGTGAGATACTTCGTGACGTCCTCAGCTACCAATAA
- a CDS encoding cation-translocating P-type ATPase translates to MIEKFFGSPWYAGGSIIISSLFLGIDIFFPFPMSSFLLGTAVVIGGAPVFLLGIRSLFQWHLSIEVFNAFAIIFAFSIGEFRSACFIVLMLAFASILEWRTERRSSRSIEELLALRPRIAFRERQGKIQEISVNEVQKDDILLVHTGERIPVDGVVIFGFGSINESSVTGESKLVEKIVGDFVLGSTLNEGNPLRIRATRVGKDSTLERMIALVLEAGKNKSKPERLADRFAGIFLPFVLLLGAIAFWITKDASVTAAIFLVACADDIAVAIPLAVTATIGYVAKNGVIVKGGGRLSLLAQVKTIVFDKTGTLTFGSLELRDIHIEPWIPQKEFWKYLAIAEKFSDHPVGRAAFRRANREYGEDVPDSDAVEVLKGVGITVSVEGKKISIGKNILFEPFLSKDLRTALLDTYGQDWLYSADAVVIDEKIAGFFVVEDIPRLESKESLERLRSLGIEHLVMLTGDDEKTARKIASELGITEVLADMTPELKLRVIEKFSKNSITAMIGDGVNDAPSLARADIGIAMGGGTASAIETADIVILSDNLSHLGDAIEVARRMRSVIFFDMGIWFVTNMIGIILVFMGVFGPALAAFYNFFTDFLPVINSLRLFWKKT, encoded by the coding sequence ATGATAGAAAAATTTTTTGGTTCCCCATGGTATGCTGGAGGAAGTATTATTATTTCTTCTCTTTTTTTAGGGATTGATATATTTTTTCCTTTCCCAATGAGTTCTTTTTTATTAGGAACAGCTGTTGTGATAGGAGGTGCTCCTGTTTTTCTTTTAGGAATTCGCTCACTTTTTCAATGGCATCTTTCTATAGAAGTTTTCAATGCATTTGCTATTATTTTTGCCTTTTCTATAGGAGAATTTCGATCTGCTTGTTTTATTGTTCTTATGCTTGCATTCGCTTCGATTTTGGAATGGAGAACAGAAAGGCGCTCTTCTCGATCAATAGAAGAACTTTTAGCCCTTCGACCGCGTATCGCATTTCGTGAAAGGCAGGGAAAAATTCAAGAAATATCTGTAAATGAAGTTCAGAAAGATGATATTCTTCTTGTTCATACGGGTGAACGAATTCCAGTAGATGGTGTTGTGATTTTTGGTTTTGGAAGTATAAATGAATCTTCAGTAACAGGTGAATCGAAATTAGTAGAAAAAATAGTTGGCGATTTCGTTTTGGGATCAACTCTTAATGAAGGAAATCCTTTAAGAATTCGTGCCACGAGAGTGGGAAAGGATTCAACTCTCGAAAGAATGATTGCTTTGGTTTTAGAAGCTGGTAAAAATAAATCAAAACCAGAGCGTTTGGCTGATCGTTTTGCTGGGATATTTCTTCCTTTCGTTTTACTTTTGGGTGCGATTGCTTTTTGGATTACAAAAGACGCATCGGTAACAGCAGCGATTTTTCTTGTAGCATGTGCAGATGATATCGCCGTTGCTATTCCTCTTGCTGTTACAGCGACCATAGGATATGTGGCGAAAAATGGCGTGATTGTAAAGGGTGGAGGACGTCTTTCTCTTTTGGCGCAAGTAAAAACTATTGTTTTTGATAAAACAGGAACACTTACATTTGGATCTTTAGAGCTTCGAGATATTCACATAGAACCATGGATTCCCCAGAAAGAATTTTGGAAATATTTAGCTATTGCTGAGAAATTTTCGGATCACCCTGTTGGACGCGCAGCATTTCGAAGGGCAAATCGAGAGTATGGAGAAGACGTTCCTGACTCAGATGCTGTGGAAGTTTTAAAAGGAGTGGGAATAACTGTTTCAGTAGAAGGAAAAAAAATATCAATAGGGAAAAATATTCTTTTTGAACCTTTTCTTTCCAAAGATTTACGAACGGCATTATTGGATACCTATGGACAAGATTGGCTTTATTCGGCAGATGCTGTGGTAATAGATGAAAAAATAGCAGGATTTTTCGTTGTAGAAGACATTCCCCGATTAGAGTCAAAAGAAAGTTTAGAAAGACTTCGATCTTTGGGAATTGAGCATCTTGTGATGCTTACAGGAGATGATGAAAAAACTGCTCGAAAAATAGCTTCGGAATTGGGAATAACTGAAGTTTTGGCAGATATGACGCCAGAGCTAAAACTTCGTGTTATAGAAAAATTTTCAAAGAATTCTATTACAGCTATGATCGGCGATGGTGTGAATGATGCTCCATCACTTGCCCGTGCTGATATTGGCATTGCTATGGGAGGAGGAACGGCATCAGCTATTGAAACGGCTGATATTGTTATTCTTTCTGATAATCTTTCTCATCTCGGTGATGCTATAGAGGTAGCCCGAAGAATGCGATCAGTCATATTTTTTGATATGGGTATTTGGTTTGTGACGAATATGATTGGAATAATACTTGTTTTTATGGGAGTTTTCGGTCCAGCACTTGCAGCTTTCTATAATTTTTTTACGGACTTTTTGCCAGTAATTAATTCTCTCCGATTATTTTGGAAAAAAACATAG